From Lolium perenne isolate Kyuss_39 chromosome 5, Kyuss_2.0, whole genome shotgun sequence, a single genomic window includes:
- the LOC127304486 gene encoding uncharacterized protein: MTGYDLLRRVKCTSYVSKFKQKYGEDANPEAEDFDPEVAVLAGEGLKHGRLWFGDGCVDPARVPSLRQIRRGRKSGQPEVEPRPRASDLAVERLREEMAAKEQAAQEQRAQMEQQILQYQQQQTQMMQQMQQQQQMMQQQQAQMSWLMSQTALSSPPGSLPPPPYSLPWMPPPPTHTPGTPITVNNMNIIRSMNLVSWLCQEYSLDRDFLPKILQYPSKGCAIDSTASKAPLGIDINCGWYLLANT, encoded by the exons tgcacgtcgtatgtctccaagttcaagcagaagtacggcgaggacgccaacccagaggccgaggactttgaccctgaggtcgcggtgcttgcgggagaaggcttgaagcatggccgcctatggtttggtgacgggtgcgtcgacccagcgagggttccctctctccgccagatccgtcgtggtcgtaagagcggccagcctgaggtagagccccggccacgggcttcggatctagctgtcgagcggttacgg gaggagatggcagcgaaggagcaggcggcccaggagcaaagggcgcagatggagcagcagattctgcagtaccagcagcagcagacacagatgatgcagcagatgcaacagcagcagcagatgatgcagcagcagcaggcacagatgagctggctgatgagccagacggctctgtcttctccaccggggagtcttcctcctccaccttactccctgccgtggatgccgccaccgcccactcataccccggggacacctatcaccgtcaacaacatgaacatcatccggagcatgaacctcg TCAGTTGGTTGTGCCAGGAATATTCTCTCGACCGCGATTTTCTTCCTAAGATTCTACAATATCCATCAAAGGGCTGCGCAATAGATTCCACGGCCTCCAAGGCACCTTTAGGAATTGACATAAATTGTGGTTGGTACCTGCTGGCCAATACATAA